From one Erinaceus europaeus chromosome 4, mEriEur2.1, whole genome shotgun sequence genomic stretch:
- the LOC132538185 gene encoding LOW QUALITY PROTEIN: zinc finger protein 200-like (The sequence of the model RefSeq protein was modified relative to this genomic sequence to represent the inferred CDS: deleted 1 base in 1 codon), with translation MTHEVDTLHGEVRVPPLTPISQASVSKPGPLDTCPPHPQGVLYTKSSSNTKPGQDLPGNTSSGPRTVQQLVREQFLTFWPKPNLLVPAQRENETMDVVTAVDLERQSTAQPHPLVQFVPREETHCKLDDVSWCLNTEPDQVLVFEDLHVFHSQEECVTLDPVQQPTSEKEEDLVGEMMLLVDDSNDEGEQLQKKSVEKDEKSARCDEVDGSVVSEKLGNFHGEEKQNTSLPKKRKLRNLLDAVENDIPLEELPKCVNINITALTPNLRTRKWYTCSLCKKQFDKSSYLISHQRIHTGVKPYDCSHCGKSFSHKTNLSKHERIHTEEEVHASSQYKKKKRQQAHSSHCEGAYVKEKLEYRRNNPSVEL, from the exons ATGACCCACGAAGTGGACACACTCCACGGTGAGGTGAGAGTTCCACCGCTCACGCCTATTTCCCAGGCCTCTGTCTCCAAGCCGGGGCCTCTGGACACC tgccccccacacccccaaggAGTCCTTTATACTAAGAGCTCCTCCAACACCAAGCCGGGCCAAGACTTGCCTGGAAATACCAGTAGCGGGCCCAGGACTGTCCAGCAGCTAGTTCGGGAACAGTTCCTCACCTTCTGGCCCAAGCCAAACCTCCTTGTACCAGCCCAGAGAGAAAAC GAGACCATGGATGTTGTGACGGCTGTGGACCTGGAGCGTCAGAGCACAGCACAACCGCATCCCTTGGTGCAGTTTGTGCCTAGAGAAGAAACGCACTGCAAGCTGGACGACGTGTCTTGGTGTTTGAACACTGAGCCTGATCAAGTGTTGGTGTTTGAGGATCTGCATGTATTTCATTCCCAAGAAGAATGTGTTACTTTAGATCCTGTTCAGCAGCCCActtcagaaaaggaagaagaccttGTGGGAGAGATGATGTTATTAGTCGATGACAGTAACGATGAGGGCGAACAGCTTCAGAAGAAATCTGTAGAGAAAGATGAAAAGTCAGCAAGATGTGACGAAGTCGATGGCTCTGTGGTATCTGAGAAACTGGGAAATTTTCACGGAGAAGAAAAGCAAAATACATCTCTtccaaagaaaaggaaattgagaaatCTTTTAGATGCTGTTGAAAATGATATTCCACTAGAAGAACTCCCAAAATGTGTGAATATCAATATTACGGCACTTACTCCAAATCTGAGAACAAGAAAATGGTATACTTGTTCACTATGCAAGAAACAGTTTGACAAAAGTTCTTACCTTATTTCTCATCAGAGGATTCACACTGGAGTAAAACCTTATGACTGTAGTCACTGTGGGAAAAGTTTCAGTCATAAAACAAACCTCAGTAAGCATGAGCGAATCCATACAGAAGAGGAAGTTCATGCAAGTTCtcagtataagaaaaaaaaacgtcAACAGGCTCATTCAAGTCACTGTGAAGGAGCCTATGTAAAGGAGAAGCTAGAATATAGAAGAAATAACCCATCTGTAGAGCTGTGA